Proteins from a single region of Geothrix sp. PMB-07:
- a CDS encoding proline dehydrogenase family protein → MDLKRTIIDLMPGPLVRTFASPYIAGKGISSGVSKADELNKKSGIYSTVDLLAEEVFSREDVEATVQVYLRMVEALKDRPYASISLKPTSLGINESEAYCQENLRRIVSAAAAHKMHITLDMEDRQFTDVTLRMFKAIRDEFDNFGIVLQSRLFRTPEDIKNLHSKPCKVRICIGIYREAADIALQEKPDMKEKLFEYVQLLLDHGHYPEIATHDEPLVRRCMAYLDQKGVAKNAYEFQMLLGVPRQELQQEIVKRGQIIRLYVPFAEDWKYAVHYLKRRLAANPAMALMVMKNMFGS, encoded by the coding sequence GTGGATTTGAAGCGCACGATCATCGACCTCATGCCAGGCCCGCTGGTTCGGACCTTCGCCTCGCCGTACATCGCGGGGAAGGGCATCTCCAGCGGCGTGTCCAAGGCGGACGAGCTGAACAAGAAATCGGGCATCTATTCCACGGTGGATCTGCTGGCTGAGGAGGTGTTCAGCCGCGAGGATGTGGAAGCCACGGTCCAGGTCTACCTGCGCATGGTCGAGGCCCTGAAGGACCGCCCCTACGCCAGCATCAGCCTCAAGCCCACCTCGCTGGGCATCAACGAGAGCGAGGCCTACTGCCAGGAGAACCTGCGCCGCATCGTGTCCGCCGCCGCGGCCCACAAGATGCACATCACGCTGGACATGGAAGACCGCCAGTTCACGGATGTCACGCTGCGCATGTTCAAGGCCATCCGCGACGAGTTCGACAACTTCGGCATCGTGCTGCAAAGCCGCCTCTTCCGCACCCCCGAGGACATCAAGAACCTGCACAGCAAGCCCTGCAAGGTGCGCATCTGCATCGGCATCTACCGCGAAGCCGCGGACATTGCCCTGCAGGAAAAGCCGGACATGAAGGAGAAGCTCTTCGAGTACGTGCAGCTGCTCCTCGACCACGGCCACTACCCCGAAATCGCCACCCACGACGAACCCCTGGTGCGCCGCTGCATGGCCTACCTGGATCAGAAGGGCGTGGCCAAGAACGCCTATGAATTCCAGATGCTACTGGGCGTTCCCCGGCAGGAACTGCAGCAGGAAATCGTGAAGCGGGGCCAGATCATCCGCCTCTATGTGCCCTTCGCGGAAGACTGGAAATACGCCGTGCACTACCTGAAGCGCCGTCTGGCGGCCAATCCCGCCATGGCCCTCATGGTCATGAAGAACATGTTCGGCAGCTGA